A window of the Streptomyces sp. NBC_00454 genome harbors these coding sequences:
- a CDS encoding AAA family ATPase: MEAQAVVKDWWLYHGTGEAAERRTRLEAGPPPPWRDFTGTPDPGYTPPGCSGPAWDRTWRRGEGYVPDEIEKDVVNTALHLRRPLLITGKPGVGKSTLAYSIASNLDLGPVLHWPVTSRTVLRDGLYLYDAIGRLQEAGLEQLRTPGAAAGGPSIARYLRLGPLGTALLPQDRPRVLLVDEIDKSDIDLPGDLLTVFEDGGFVIPELARLAKEDPTVAIGTDDDPDAAVRIAEGRVQCRYFPIVVLTSNGERDFPPAFLRRCVRLHLDPPGLDKLARIVRERLGVDIEHSDEYRELVTSFLERADDGDLATDQLLNAIQLRLAGAWSAPGDRDRFLATVMHHLTGPSA, encoded by the coding sequence ATGGAGGCACAGGCAGTGGTGAAGGACTGGTGGCTGTACCACGGGACCGGCGAGGCCGCCGAGCGTCGGACCAGGCTGGAAGCCGGACCGCCACCGCCCTGGCGGGATTTCACCGGCACCCCGGACCCCGGATACACGCCGCCCGGCTGCTCGGGCCCGGCCTGGGACCGCACCTGGCGGCGGGGCGAGGGCTACGTACCCGACGAGATCGAGAAGGACGTGGTCAACACGGCCCTGCACCTGCGCAGGCCGCTCCTGATCACCGGTAAGCCCGGCGTCGGCAAGTCCACGCTCGCCTACAGCATCGCCTCGAACCTGGACCTGGGCCCCGTACTGCACTGGCCGGTCACCAGCCGGACCGTCCTGCGCGACGGGCTCTACCTGTACGACGCGATCGGCCGCCTGCAGGAGGCCGGACTGGAGCAGCTGCGCACCCCGGGCGCCGCCGCCGGCGGTCCGTCCATCGCCCGCTACCTGCGCCTCGGCCCGCTCGGCACGGCCCTGCTGCCGCAGGACCGGCCGCGCGTCCTGCTCGTCGACGAGATCGACAAGAGCGACATCGACCTTCCCGGCGACCTCCTCACCGTCTTCGAGGACGGCGGCTTCGTGATCCCCGAACTCGCCCGGCTCGCGAAGGAGGACCCGACCGTCGCCATCGGCACCGACGACGATCCCGACGCCGCCGTCCGGATCGCCGAAGGCCGCGTCCAGTGCCGGTACTTCCCCATCGTGGTCCTCACCAGCAACGGCGAACGCGATTTCCCGCCCGCCTTCCTGCGCCGCTGCGTCCGGCTCCACCTGGACCCGCCCGGACTCGACAAACTCGCCCGCATCGTGCGCGAGCGGCTCGGCGTGGACATCGAGCACAGCGACGAGTACCGCGAACTCGTCACCAGCTTCCTCGAACGCGCCGACGACGGGGACCTGGCCACCGACCAGCTCCTCAACGCCATCCAACTCCGCCTGGCCGGCGCCTGGTCCGCCCCCGGCGACCGCGACCGGTTCCTCGCCACCGTCATGCACCACCTCACCGGGCCCTCGGCGTGA
- a CDS encoding SAV_2336 N-terminal domain-related protein, which translates to MIERLLAAFAEGAEDGGPRPGAGAEEIADILWLATRVDAAQPRPPAAGTATAPSEPLPEPELAGPVGELSGTARTGAEPAAQFFPAPGPGPRPGPADPANPADPADPLRREGETPGDAPAPPRRRGTPLRLPRAASLDDPLALMRSLRPVGRRNIGGPGEELDEQLTVERSIERMVLTPVLRPAESRWLDVALVVDTHHSMLLWSDLVEEVRGVLTRSGVFRDVRTWQLTGTGPGGTPMVTRGRATAPRNPMELADPAGRRLILVLSDTVAGGWREAPLRGLLRQWSTHNAVAVLNVLPERLWTRGAVRPVPFAVRADRPAAATRSWQRVPLVRRARGGGAVVPVVGIASGSLARLVRVVSGDGRWRRLACLRLDEEAAHEAPYESPGSEKPLPDPLEAVERFRANASPTAQRLAAHLAAVPLTLPVMTLVRRSLLRDSEHSHLAEVALGGLFAPWGAEQIADQAEFEFLPGVREALLGSQLRGDVAAVRELVRRRVWEYMSRHRGTGPDFTAIRLTDGVRGRREVPDGAQPFATAARADPGLADRVVRVRFEPMRDPQGVGVLLSPRLVLTVGESHVRRNAFAWVRMEEQESLCHSVWGDEASPQVLLLLSETDLVNPADWTGPAWTHGSAVPGSRLVVNGSTDEGQPIALAGEVRPYEGERNGELVRLSEEPGSWTQYVGAPVSADGRLAGVVHTVLPDRMVFLSGQALLEQPGFREVMTAHTRARPGDPGICLAVRAEVAMAPIGRPLQPELTELLLRMQADSGVTGTIGATDGGVVLLVAVPEPGALGKTGRLLAELPGALSRLRGGSGEWDVSLAVALASGDFAIEGRQVHGRAVDEVLYLVDHRTVTERLRRPDAIGSVVLVQGESVRAISGMEHLRVERLDAETGEPGWICLDGPAELARALADAELRIDDPAVDWPRCGYQGGAADPAGCSGIRLPSRRWCLAHAEESEQALYLEVLRPGSPVDLRGTPFADGLLERVLRQLRDPLTGHVRMGPGVFDRAHFADGWNTAGAEFEGRLSFDRALFDGRASFEASRFKGAVSFGRTVFRRDGAFDGSTFDREARFDRVDFGGSAGFADTMFARGLDMARAEVWGEAVMSRMRVRGVSGFAHTVFHDRSTWDRTAFQGPAAFESTVWGSETLFDGARFEGRTSFALATFAASAVFTNAVFAAGVTFEQADFAEAAEFTDVSFADSSELPDGWQRLLPGRGTATFRTPPPDSSSG; encoded by the coding sequence GTGATCGAGAGGCTCCTCGCCGCCTTCGCCGAAGGCGCCGAGGACGGCGGCCCGCGCCCCGGAGCGGGGGCGGAGGAGATCGCCGACATCCTGTGGCTGGCGACCCGGGTGGACGCGGCGCAGCCCCGCCCCCCGGCCGCCGGGACGGCCACGGCGCCGTCCGAGCCGCTCCCCGAGCCCGAACTGGCCGGACCCGTAGGGGAGTTGTCCGGCACCGCCCGCACGGGGGCGGAGCCCGCGGCCCAGTTCTTCCCGGCCCCGGGCCCCGGTCCGCGCCCCGGCCCGGCCGATCCCGCCAATCCTGCCGATCCCGCCGATCCGCTCCGCCGGGAGGGCGAGACCCCGGGCGACGCCCCCGCACCGCCCCGGCGCCGGGGTACGCCGCTGCGGCTGCCCCGCGCCGCCTCCCTCGACGACCCGCTCGCCCTGATGCGCTCCCTGCGCCCCGTCGGGCGCCGCAACATCGGTGGGCCGGGGGAGGAGTTGGACGAGCAGCTCACCGTGGAACGCAGCATCGAGCGGATGGTCCTCACCCCGGTCCTGCGCCCCGCCGAGAGCCGCTGGCTGGACGTGGCCCTGGTCGTCGACACCCACCACTCGATGCTGCTCTGGTCCGACCTGGTGGAGGAGGTCCGCGGGGTCCTCACGCGCAGCGGGGTCTTCCGCGACGTACGGACCTGGCAGCTCACGGGCACCGGCCCCGGCGGTACCCCCATGGTCACGCGCGGTCGCGCCACCGCTCCCCGCAACCCCATGGAACTGGCCGACCCGGCGGGCCGCCGGCTGATCCTCGTCCTCTCCGACACCGTGGCCGGCGGCTGGCGCGAAGCCCCCCTGCGCGGCCTGCTCCGGCAGTGGTCCACGCACAACGCCGTGGCCGTCCTCAACGTCCTGCCCGAGCGGCTCTGGACCCGCGGCGCCGTCCGCCCGGTCCCCTTCGCGGTCCGCGCGGACCGGCCCGCGGCCGCCACCCGCTCCTGGCAGCGCGTCCCCCTGGTCCGGCGGGCCCGCGGGGGCGGGGCGGTGGTCCCGGTGGTCGGCATCGCCTCGGGGAGCCTGGCCCGGCTGGTGCGCGTGGTGTCCGGTGACGGCCGCTGGCGGCGGTTGGCCTGCCTGCGCCTGGACGAGGAGGCCGCGCACGAAGCCCCGTACGAGAGCCCCGGATCCGAGAAGCCCCTCCCGGACCCCCTGGAGGCGGTGGAACGCTTCCGCGCGAACGCCTCCCCGACCGCCCAGCGCCTTGCCGCCCACCTGGCAGCCGTACCGCTGACCCTGCCCGTGATGACCCTCGTACGCCGCTCCCTGCTGCGGGACTCCGAGCACAGCCACCTCGCGGAGGTGGCGCTGGGCGGGCTGTTCGCGCCGTGGGGGGCCGAACAGATCGCGGACCAGGCGGAGTTCGAGTTCCTGCCCGGTGTACGGGAAGCCCTGCTCGGATCGCAGCTGCGAGGGGACGTGGCCGCAGTACGGGAGCTGGTGCGGCGGCGGGTCTGGGAGTACATGTCCCGGCACCGCGGCACCGGCCCCGATTTCACGGCGATCCGCCTCACCGACGGAGTGCGGGGCCGCCGCGAAGTACCGGACGGAGCCCAGCCGTTCGCCACCGCGGCCCGCGCCGATCCGGGACTGGCCGACCGGGTGGTGCGGGTCCGGTTCGAGCCGATGCGCGATCCGCAGGGGGTGGGGGTGCTGCTGTCGCCCCGGCTGGTCCTGACGGTCGGGGAATCGCACGTGCGGAGGAACGCCTTCGCCTGGGTCCGCATGGAGGAACAGGAGTCTCTGTGCCACAGCGTCTGGGGGGACGAGGCGTCGCCCCAAGTGCTCCTGCTCCTCTCCGAGACGGATCTCGTGAACCCGGCGGACTGGACCGGTCCGGCCTGGACGCACGGGTCCGCCGTTCCGGGTAGCCGTCTCGTCGTGAACGGCTCCACCGACGAGGGCCAACCGATCGCGCTGGCCGGCGAGGTCCGGCCCTACGAGGGTGAACGCAACGGGGAGCTGGTCCGGCTCTCCGAGGAACCGGGCTCCTGGACCCAGTACGTGGGCGCCCCGGTCTCCGCCGACGGGAGGCTGGCGGGCGTCGTGCACACCGTCCTGCCGGACCGGATGGTGTTCCTGTCCGGCCAGGCCCTGCTCGAACAGCCCGGATTCCGGGAGGTCATGACGGCCCATACGAGGGCGCGTCCGGGGGACCCGGGGATCTGCCTGGCGGTACGGGCCGAGGTGGCGATGGCGCCCATCGGACGGCCGTTGCAGCCTGAGCTCACCGAGCTCCTGCTGCGGATGCAGGCGGACAGTGGGGTCACCGGGACGATCGGCGCCACGGACGGCGGCGTCGTACTGCTCGTCGCGGTGCCGGAGCCCGGGGCCCTGGGGAAGACCGGACGGCTGCTGGCCGAGTTGCCGGGGGCGCTGTCGCGACTGCGCGGAGGGTCCGGCGAATGGGACGTCTCCCTGGCGGTGGCGCTCGCCAGCGGGGACTTCGCGATCGAGGGGCGGCAGGTGCACGGACGGGCGGTGGACGAAGTGCTGTACCTGGTCGACCACCGGACGGTCACGGAGCGGCTGAGGCGGCCGGACGCGATCGGGTCCGTCGTCCTGGTGCAGGGCGAGTCGGTGCGCGCCATCAGCGGTATGGAACACCTGAGGGTCGAGCGGCTGGATGCGGAGACGGGTGAGCCGGGCTGGATCTGCCTCGACGGACCCGCCGAGCTGGCACGGGCGCTGGCCGACGCCGAGCTGAGGATCGACGACCCGGCCGTCGACTGGCCGCGGTGCGGGTACCAGGGCGGCGCGGCCGATCCGGCGGGCTGCAGCGGTATCCGGCTGCCGAGTCGCCGCTGGTGCCTGGCCCACGCGGAGGAGTCCGAACAGGCCCTGTACCTGGAGGTTTTGCGGCCGGGGTCCCCGGTGGACCTGCGGGGCACCCCCTTCGCCGACGGTCTGCTCGAACGCGTGCTGCGGCAGCTGCGCGACCCGCTGACGGGCCACGTCCGGATGGGGCCCGGGGTCTTCGACCGCGCGCACTTCGCCGACGGCTGGAACACGGCGGGGGCCGAGTTCGAAGGGCGCCTCTCCTTCGATCGGGCCCTGTTCGACGGCCGGGCGAGCTTCGAAGCCTCCCGGTTCAAGGGCGCGGTCTCCTTCGGGCGGACCGTCTTCCGGCGGGACGGAGCCTTCGACGGGAGCACCTTCGACCGCGAAGCACGCTTCGACAGGGTGGACTTCGGGGGCAGCGCGGGGTTCGCCGACACGATGTTCGCCCGCGGACTCGACATGGCGCGGGCCGAGGTGTGGGGCGAGGCGGTCATGAGCCGGATGAGGGTCCGGGGGGTGAGCGGCTTCGCCCACACGGTGTTCCACGACCGCAGCACCTGGGACCGGACCGCCTTCCAGGGGCCCGCCGCCTTCGAGTCCACCGTCTGGGGGAGCGAGACGCTCTTCGACGGGGCCCGCTTCGAGGGCCGCACCTCCTTCGCCCTCGCCACCTTCGCCGCGTCGGCCGTGTTCACGAACGCGGTCTTCGCGGCCGGAGTCACCTTCGAGCAGGCCGACTTCGCGGAGGCCGCCGAGTTCACGGACGTGTCCTTCGCGGACAGCTCCGAACTTCCGGACGGCTGGCAGCGGCTGCTGCCGGGGCGGGGCACCGCCACCTTCAGGACCCCGCCACCGGACAGCTCCTCCGGGTAG
- a CDS encoding class I SAM-dependent methyltransferase — MDNGETRGDQYDDESEDYVGYWQGRDYEHAAEIAAVKRLIGRDGARYGLVCEVGGGFGRLSPVLKEYADRVMMFDPSAKHVGIAQRLLADQPGVTAHLMRPGQIPLEDGEADLVSMIRVMHHLPDPGPTLREIARVLKPGARALIEVANSAHMLNKLRYAKRLRTVPRQPVDIRSAEKVAEGSIPFVNHHPDTVVEQFTAAGLRVEEKLSVSNMRSGRLKQSVGEERLLAVEQRIQSPLAALNFGPSLFFLLRRGGARP, encoded by the coding sequence ATGGACAACGGCGAAACCCGGGGAGACCAGTACGACGACGAGTCGGAGGACTACGTCGGCTACTGGCAGGGGCGCGACTACGAACACGCCGCGGAGATAGCCGCGGTCAAGCGGCTGATCGGGCGGGACGGCGCCCGGTACGGACTCGTCTGCGAAGTGGGCGGAGGATTCGGAAGGTTGAGCCCGGTCCTCAAGGAGTACGCGGACCGGGTCATGATGTTCGACCCCAGCGCCAAGCACGTCGGCATCGCCCAGCGACTCCTCGCCGACCAGCCCGGCGTCACGGCCCACCTCATGCGCCCGGGGCAGATCCCGCTGGAGGACGGGGAGGCCGATCTCGTCTCCATGATCCGCGTCATGCACCACCTGCCCGACCCCGGCCCGACCCTGCGCGAGATCGCGCGCGTCCTGAAGCCCGGCGCCCGCGCCCTGATCGAGGTGGCCAACTCGGCGCACATGCTCAACAAGTTGCGCTACGCCAAGCGACTGCGCACGGTGCCGCGCCAGCCCGTGGACATCCGCTCCGCCGAGAAGGTGGCCGAGGGCAGCATCCCCTTCGTCAACCACCACCCGGACACCGTCGTGGAGCAGTTCACGGCCGCCGGGCTGCGCGTCGAGGAGAAGTTGTCCGTGTCGAACATGCGCAGCGGACGACTCAAGCAGAGCGTGGGCGAGGAGCGGCTGCTGGCCGTCGAGCAGCGCATCCAGAGCCCGCTGGCCGCCCTGAACTTCGGGCCGAGTCTGTTCTTCCTGCTGCGGCGCGGGGGCGCCCGCCCGTAG
- a CDS encoding VWA domain-containing protein, translating to MITRKWVAAGACGLLVTLAAGLFPASAVAGEPVAKEAPKVELVLDVSGSMRAQDIDGQSRMTAAKQAFNEVLDAVPDEVRLGIRTLGANYPGDDKNLGCKDTKQLYPVGPLNRTEAKTAVATLAPTGWTPIGPALLGAAEDLKGGDATRRIVLITDGEDTCAPLDPCEVARDIAAQGIHLVIDTLGLVPDAKTRNQLICIAEATGGTYTSVQHTAELSGRVRQLVDRAATPVVNPVATEGAKQCEGAPELKPGLYSDRETFGEHRWYRVGVKPGQELRASVSIGSDRAVNNDYGILLRATTRSGREIVRGQEAGDGRTDLISSGLRYPKRAAGGDEDDQQPETVCLQISNSFSAPASVKTTPGMPVELTIDVVDGPDEASDVAAFGLGRGWWLLGVLVLTGFLAGLVWGWVSRWRIAVWRTN from the coding sequence ATGATCACTAGAAAATGGGTGGCGGCCGGCGCATGCGGCCTGCTGGTCACCCTGGCCGCCGGGTTGTTCCCGGCAAGTGCCGTCGCCGGCGAGCCGGTGGCGAAGGAAGCGCCCAAGGTCGAGTTGGTGCTCGACGTCAGCGGCTCGATGCGGGCGCAGGACATAGACGGGCAGTCCCGGATGACCGCCGCGAAGCAGGCGTTCAACGAGGTACTGGACGCCGTGCCCGATGAAGTGCGGCTCGGGATAAGGACCCTTGGCGCCAATTACCCCGGCGACGACAAGAACCTCGGCTGCAAGGACACCAAGCAGCTCTATCCGGTCGGGCCGTTGAACCGCACCGAGGCCAAGACGGCCGTGGCCACGCTCGCTCCCACCGGATGGACCCCGATCGGGCCGGCCCTGCTCGGTGCCGCCGAGGACCTCAAGGGCGGCGACGCCACCCGGCGGATCGTGCTCATCACCGACGGCGAGGACACCTGCGCACCGCTCGACCCGTGCGAGGTCGCGCGGGACATCGCGGCCCAGGGGATCCACCTGGTCATCGACACCCTCGGGCTGGTGCCCGACGCAAAGACCCGTAACCAGCTGATCTGCATCGCCGAGGCCACCGGCGGTACGTACACCTCGGTGCAGCACACCGCCGAACTGTCGGGCAGAGTCCGGCAGTTGGTCGATCGGGCGGCCACTCCGGTGGTCAATCCGGTGGCCACCGAGGGTGCCAAGCAGTGCGAGGGGGCCCCGGAGCTGAAGCCGGGTCTCTACAGCGACCGCGAGACCTTCGGGGAGCACCGCTGGTACCGGGTGGGCGTCAAGCCCGGCCAGGAGCTGCGGGCTTCGGTGAGCATCGGCTCCGACCGCGCGGTCAACAACGACTACGGGATCCTGCTGCGCGCGACGACGCGGAGCGGGCGGGAGATCGTACGCGGTCAGGAAGCCGGTGATGGGCGGACCGACCTGATCTCGTCCGGGCTGCGCTATCCCAAGCGGGCGGCGGGCGGGGACGAGGACGATCAGCAGCCGGAGACCGTGTGCCTGCAGATCAGCAACTCCTTCTCGGCGCCCGCCTCGGTCAAGACCACCCCGGGCATGCCCGTGGAGCTGACCATCGACGTGGTGGACGGCCCGGACGAGGCGAGCGACGTGGCCGCCTTCGGCCTCGGGCGCGGCTGGTGGCTGCTCGGCGTGCTCGTGCTCACCGGCTTCCTGGCCGGTCTGGTGTGGGGCTGGGTCTCCCGCTGGCGCATCGCGGTCTGGAGGACCAACTGA
- a CDS encoding VOC family protein, which yields MNGPYKPGTPCWIDLMVPDQQAALDFYCDLFGWQGEIGPAETGGYSVCTLKGKPVAGIMKAMNPDGTLPDPMPPTVWTTYLSTDAIDTTLKSVTDAGGNVMMGPMDVMDLGRMAVLADPTGAVVGLWQPGTFDGAGIVNEHGALIWSELSTGDTDAAAAFYSAVLPISPAPSQMPGAESYIELKVAGRAVAGMMDLASMPPGVPPHWQPYFHVDDVDSVQAAAVRAGGSVMAPAFDMAAGRMAVLADPQSGVFSVITASAPEQPA from the coding sequence ATGAACGGCCCCTACAAACCCGGCACTCCCTGTTGGATCGATCTGATGGTCCCCGACCAGCAGGCGGCGCTCGACTTCTACTGCGACCTGTTCGGCTGGCAGGGCGAGATCGGTCCCGCCGAGACCGGCGGGTACTCGGTCTGCACGCTCAAGGGCAAGCCGGTCGCCGGGATCATGAAGGCGATGAACCCCGACGGGACGCTGCCCGACCCGATGCCGCCGACCGTGTGGACCACGTACCTGTCCACCGACGCGATCGACACCACCCTCAAGTCGGTCACCGACGCGGGCGGCAACGTCATGATGGGCCCGATGGACGTCATGGACCTCGGGCGGATGGCCGTCCTCGCCGACCCGACCGGCGCCGTCGTCGGGCTCTGGCAGCCCGGTACCTTCGACGGGGCGGGCATCGTCAACGAGCACGGCGCGCTGATCTGGAGCGAGCTCAGCACCGGTGACACCGACGCGGCCGCCGCGTTCTACTCGGCCGTGCTGCCGATCAGCCCGGCCCCGTCGCAGATGCCGGGCGCCGAAAGCTACATCGAGCTCAAGGTCGCCGGTCGCGCGGTCGCCGGGATGATGGACCTCGCGAGCATGCCGCCAGGGGTTCCGCCGCACTGGCAGCCGTACTTCCACGTCGACGACGTCGACAGCGTCCAGGCGGCGGCGGTCCGGGCCGGTGGCAGCGTCATGGCCCCGGCCTTCGACATGGCGGCGGGCCGGATGGCCGTCCTCGCCGACCCGCAGAGCGGCGTCTTCTCTGTGATCACGGCATCCGCACCGGAGCAGCCCGCCTAG
- a CDS encoding uridine kinase, with protein MSGNLRDPEATESVQRLLRDLEAGVTDSIPARGGTRLVAIDGAGGSGKTTLAAAVAGGLEGSVVVHVDDFYRPMPDRERERLDAEQGYHRYFDWERLRDQVLVPLRDQDRAARYQRYDWTTGRLGAWHEIAPGGVVIVEGVYAARPELAPYYHFTVYVDTPRDTCLQRVRARGENPEEWIGRWRAAEDHYLRTTWPQTRATLLVRGY; from the coding sequence ATGTCCGGAAACCTCCGCGATCCCGAGGCCACGGAAAGTGTCCAGCGACTGCTGCGGGACCTCGAGGCCGGGGTGACGGACTCGATCCCGGCCCGAGGGGGCACCAGGCTCGTCGCCATCGACGGGGCCGGAGGGTCGGGCAAGACCACGTTGGCTGCGGCGGTGGCCGGAGGGCTCGAAGGGTCCGTCGTCGTGCACGTGGACGACTTCTACCGGCCCATGCCCGACCGCGAGCGGGAGCGGCTCGACGCGGAGCAGGGCTACCACCGCTACTTCGACTGGGAGCGGCTCCGGGACCAAGTCCTCGTCCCGCTGCGGGATCAGGACCGGGCCGCCCGCTATCAGAGGTACGACTGGACCACCGGACGGCTCGGAGCATGGCACGAGATCGCCCCCGGAGGCGTGGTGATCGTGGAAGGGGTCTACGCCGCCCGCCCGGAGCTGGCCCCCTACTACCACTTCACCGTCTACGTCGACACACCGCGCGACACCTGCCTGCAGCGCGTGCGGGCGCGCGGGGAGAACCCCGAGGAGTGGATCGGGCGTTGGCGCGCCGCCGAGGACCACTACCTACGCACCACATGGCCGCAGACCAGGGCCACGCTCCTCGTCAGGGGCTACTGA
- a CDS encoding enoyl-CoA hydratase/isomerase family protein encodes MTESISAPACAPASPLVLARTAPKAIHTEQDGPVLHVRLNPWGQEDTLDAAVLGDLTTLLDDLHERPDVRILTLSSLGTDFCLGADRNEYQEALAADPSGVVLRRIADKAHRLCQALENTHAVTIARLHGRVIGAGLALASFCDLRAGADTSRFRMPEVGVGLPPAWGGAMGRLVSEAGTSRIRELMLTCEVFDADTAHRMGLLHRTAPLDQLDKVIDSWTRPLVRRSPEALVLTKRMLAGYARADRTADVSLLDSHLLTAALHQHTRG; translated from the coding sequence ATGACCGAATCCATCTCCGCCCCCGCCTGCGCCCCCGCCTCCCCCCTCGTCCTCGCCCGGACCGCCCCCAAGGCGATACACACCGAGCAGGACGGCCCCGTACTGCATGTGCGCCTCAACCCCTGGGGGCAGGAGGACACCCTGGACGCCGCGGTCCTCGGCGACCTCACCACCCTGCTCGACGACCTCCACGAGAGACCCGACGTCCGGATCCTGACGCTGTCGTCGCTGGGTACGGACTTCTGCCTGGGCGCCGACCGCAACGAGTACCAGGAGGCCTTGGCCGCCGATCCGTCCGGCGTGGTCCTGCGGCGCATCGCCGACAAGGCGCACCGCCTGTGCCAGGCCCTGGAGAACACCCACGCGGTCACCATCGCCCGGCTGCACGGGCGGGTCATCGGCGCGGGCCTCGCCCTCGCCTCGTTCTGCGATCTGCGCGCCGGCGCCGACACCAGCCGCTTCCGCATGCCGGAGGTCGGCGTAGGGCTGCCGCCGGCGTGGGGCGGGGCGATGGGACGCCTGGTCTCCGAGGCCGGCACCTCCAGGATCCGCGAGCTCATGCTCACCTGCGAGGTCTTCGACGCCGATACGGCCCACCGGATGGGGCTGCTCCACCGGACCGCCCCGCTGGACCAGTTGGACAAGGTGATCGATTCCTGGACCAGGCCCCTCGTGCGGCGCTCGCCCGAGGCGCTCGTCCTGACCAAGCGGATGCTGGCCGGCTACGCGCGGGCGGACAGGACGGCGGACGTCTCCCTGCTCGACTCCCACCTCCTGACAGCCGCCCTCCACCAGCACACAAGGGGCTGA
- a CDS encoding cytochrome P450, giving the protein MGVATTPTYDRRASASLFSRLRTARGQADPFPIYAEFHARGEVVPAPWGGFAVTGFAACDQVLRSRQWLEPDRQWRERQGPGTRWNAPSSREMGNTLAALNPPDHTKVRRAAGTFDRGTVERIGRNVKRNADQLLDTFTERIRTGEADFSELVCEELPVATIGEWLGLPRADWPRLRELTHDQVFTQELLPSASQLALSDAATAELRTYFMDLVRDRRSRPGDDPVTRWIQTWDAIEPDRDKADEAVYFLVLFVLLAALETTATLLSTMTLRLVESPDRWAMIADNPGLVAGFVEETLRYDPPTHVISRVASQDSVLGGFEIRRDEMVHLMVGAAHRDPARHVDPDRFDPERAPDHLAFSGGIHYCLGAPLARIEAQTLLHQLVRRLPRLTLVRPPSMAPRVAFRRLLNLDVALA; this is encoded by the coding sequence ATGGGCGTTGCCACAACCCCGACGTACGACCGCCGGGCGTCCGCCTCCCTCTTCTCCCGTCTGCGGACGGCCAGAGGGCAGGCCGACCCCTTCCCGATCTACGCCGAGTTCCACGCACGCGGCGAGGTGGTACCCGCCCCCTGGGGTGGCTTCGCCGTCACGGGCTTCGCCGCCTGCGACCAAGTGCTGCGCAGCCGACAATGGCTGGAGCCGGACAGACAATGGCGGGAGCGACAAGGGCCCGGGACGCGCTGGAACGCGCCCTCCTCGCGGGAGATGGGCAACACGCTCGCCGCGCTCAACCCGCCGGACCACACCAAGGTGCGGCGGGCGGCGGGCACCTTCGACCGGGGCACCGTGGAGCGCATCGGCCGCAATGTGAAGCGGAACGCGGATCAGCTGCTCGACACCTTCACGGAGCGAATACGCACCGGCGAGGCCGACTTCTCGGAGCTCGTCTGCGAGGAGCTGCCGGTCGCCACCATAGGCGAGTGGCTCGGACTGCCGCGGGCCGACTGGCCGAGGCTCCGGGAGTTGACGCACGATCAGGTGTTCACCCAGGAGCTGCTGCCGTCGGCCAGCCAACTGGCCCTGTCCGACGCGGCCACCGCCGAACTCCGCACCTACTTCATGGACCTGGTGCGCGACCGGCGCTCCCGCCCCGGAGACGACCCCGTCACCCGGTGGATCCAGACGTGGGACGCGATCGAGCCCGACCGGGACAAGGCCGACGAGGCCGTCTACTTCCTGGTGCTCTTCGTCCTGCTGGCCGCCCTGGAAACCACCGCGACCCTCCTCTCGACGATGACGCTCCGACTCGTCGAAAGCCCGGACCGCTGGGCCATGATCGCCGACAACCCGGGCCTCGTGGCCGGCTTCGTGGAGGAGACCCTCCGCTACGACCCGCCCACCCACGTGATCAGCAGGGTCGCATCGCAGGACTCCGTGCTGGGGGGCTTCGAGATCCGGCGCGACGAGATGGTCCACCTCATGGTCGGAGCGGCGCACAGGGACCCCGCCCGGCACGTCGATCCGGACCGGTTCGACCCCGAACGCGCCCCCGACCACCTGGCGTTCAGCGGTGGCATCCACTACTGCCTCGGCGCGCCGCTGGCCCGCATCGAGGCCCAGACCCTCCTCCACCAGCTGGTCCGGCGCCTGCCGCGCCTCACCCTCGTACGCCCCCCGTCGATGGCGCCGCGCGTGGCGTTCCGGCGACTCCTGAACCTGGACGTAGCACTCGCATGA